The DNA sequence CCGCCGCGACTCGGGGCGGACGGCCAGCATCCGGAACTCGCCCTCGCCGGGCCGGGCCAGCTCCGCGTACGCCCCGCCGTGCACCGCGAACGCCACGGCGCCCAGCACCTCATCGCTCGCCCCGTCCGCCGCGACCAGCAGCTCGGCCTGCTCGGCCCGGCGCCGGGCGTCGCGCAGTGTGGCCAGGTACGGATCGCTGTCCCCGAAGTCCAGCAGCCCGTCATCGAGGTAGGCCCGCGCGGTGAGCTCCCCGATGTCGTCCAGCTCCTCGTCCCGCGCGTGCCTGATCGTGATGTCCATGCCCGCAGTGTGCCGCACACCACCGACAGCCGGGCCGCCGTGCCGTCGGCGTCATCACTGGGTGACGGTGGTGATCACTCCGGTGGAACCCGCGCGCCGGTTGGCCGCCTCGGCTTCCTGGTAGGTGACGTATCGCCGGACCGTGCCGTCCGGCAGCGTCAGTTGGTAGACGACGACGGTGTGAGGTGTTCCGCCACCACAGTTGCAGGCCATGGCTGTCTGT is a window from the Streptomyces luomodiensis genome containing:
- a CDS encoding DUF7196 family protein; translated protein: MACNCGGGTPHTVVVYQLTLPDGTVRRYVTYQEAEAANRRAGSTGVITTVTQ
- a CDS encoding GNAT family N-acetyltransferase codes for the protein MDITIRHARDEELDDIGELTARAYLDDGLLDFGDSDPYLATLRDARRRAEQAELLVAADGASDEVLGAVAFAVHGGAYAELARPGEGEFRMLAVRPESRRRGAAEALVRACLDRGRELGLERIVISSQQSMTTAHRLYGRLGFVRAPERDWAPIADLDLTLWAFTVEL